A window from Peromyscus eremicus chromosome 5, PerEre_H2_v1, whole genome shotgun sequence encodes these proteins:
- the Ndrg4 gene encoding protein NDRG4 isoform X2: MPECWDGEHDIETPYGLLHVVIRGSPKGNRPAILTYHDVGLNHKLCFNTFFNFEDMQEITKHFVVCHVDAPGQQVGASQFPQGYQFPSMEQLAAMLPSVVQHFGFKYVIGIGVGAGAYVLAKFALIFPDLVEGLVLMNIDPNGKGWIDWAATKLSGLTSTLPDTVLSHLFSQEELVSNTELVQSYRQQISNVVNQANLQLFWNMYNSRRDLDINRPGTVPNAKTLRCPVMLVVGDNAPAEDGVVECNSKLDPTTTTFLKMADSGGLPQVTQPGKLTEAFKYFLQGMGYIAHLKDRRLSGGAVPSASMTRLARSRTASLTSASSVDGSRPQPCTHSESSEGMGQVNHTMEVSC, from the exons GAACATGACATCGAGACGCCTTATGGCCTTCTGCATGTGGTAATCCGGGGCTCTCCTAAAGGGAACCGCCCAGCCATCCTCACCTACCATGACGTGGGCCTCAATC ACAAGCTGTGCTTCAACACCTTCTTCAACTTTGAGGACATGCAGGAGATCACCAAACACTTTGTGGTGTGCCATGTGGATGCCCCCGGGCAGCAGGTGGGGGCGTCACAGTTTCCTCAGGG GTACCAGTTCCCTTCCATGGAGCAGCTGGCTGCCATGCTTCCAAGTGTGGTACAGCATTTTGG GTTCAAGTACGTGATCGGCATTGGAGTGGGAGCCGGAGCCTATGTGCTGGCCAAGTTTGCG CTCATTTTCCCTGACTTGGTGGAGGGGCTGGTGTTGATGAACATTGACCCCAACGGAAAGGGCTGGATCGACTGGGCCGCCACCAAG CTCTCTGGCTTGACCAGCACTTTACCAGACACGGTACTCTCCCATCTCTTCAGCCAG GAGGAGCTGGTGAGCAATACAGAACTTGTGCAGAGCTACCGGCAGCAGATCTCGAACGTGGTGAACCAGGCCAACCTGCAGCTCTTCTGGAACATGTACAACAG CCGCAGAGACCTTGACATTAACCGGCCTGGGACCGTGCCCAATGCCAAGACGCTCCG TTGCCCCGTGATGCTGGTAGTCGGAGATAATGCACCTGCTGAGGACGGGGTG GTTGAGTGCAACTCCAAACTGGACCCAACCACCACAACCTTCCTGAAG ATGGCAGATTCTGGTGGCCTTCCTCAGGTGACGCAG CCAGGGAAGCTGACTGAGGCCTTCAAATACTTCCTGCAAGGCATGGGCTACA TTGCACACTTGAAGGACCGAAGGCTGAGTGGAGGAGCAG TGCCCTCAGCAAGCATGACCCGCCTTGCGCGCTCACGCACGGCATCCCTCACCAGCGCCAGTTCTGTGGATGGCAGCCGCCCGCAGCCCTGCACCCACTCAGAGAGCAGTGAGGGGATGGGCCAGGTCAACCACACCATGGAGGTATCCTGCTGA
- the Ndrg4 gene encoding protein NDRG4 isoform X1 — MAGLQELRFPEEKPLLRGQDVTELDNPDTILSVVDTDWKEHDIETPYGLLHVVIRGSPKGNRPAILTYHDVGLNHKLCFNTFFNFEDMQEITKHFVVCHVDAPGQQVGASQFPQGYQFPSMEQLAAMLPSVVQHFGFKYVIGIGVGAGAYVLAKFALIFPDLVEGLVLMNIDPNGKGWIDWAATKLSGLTSTLPDTVLSHLFSQEELVSNTELVQSYRQQISNVVNQANLQLFWNMYNSRRDLDINRPGTVPNAKTLRCPVMLVVGDNAPAEDGVVECNSKLDPTTTTFLKMADSGGLPQVTQPGKLTEAFKYFLQGMGYIAHLKDRRLSGGAVPSASMTRLARSRTASLTSASSVDGSRPQPCTHSESSEGMGQVNHTMEVSC, encoded by the exons GAACATGACATCGAGACGCCTTATGGCCTTCTGCATGTGGTAATCCGGGGCTCTCCTAAAGGGAACCGCCCAGCCATCCTCACCTACCATGACGTGGGCCTCAATC ACAAGCTGTGCTTCAACACCTTCTTCAACTTTGAGGACATGCAGGAGATCACCAAACACTTTGTGGTGTGCCATGTGGATGCCCCCGGGCAGCAGGTGGGGGCGTCACAGTTTCCTCAGGG GTACCAGTTCCCTTCCATGGAGCAGCTGGCTGCCATGCTTCCAAGTGTGGTACAGCATTTTGG GTTCAAGTACGTGATCGGCATTGGAGTGGGAGCCGGAGCCTATGTGCTGGCCAAGTTTGCG CTCATTTTCCCTGACTTGGTGGAGGGGCTGGTGTTGATGAACATTGACCCCAACGGAAAGGGCTGGATCGACTGGGCCGCCACCAAG CTCTCTGGCTTGACCAGCACTTTACCAGACACGGTACTCTCCCATCTCTTCAGCCAG GAGGAGCTGGTGAGCAATACAGAACTTGTGCAGAGCTACCGGCAGCAGATCTCGAACGTGGTGAACCAGGCCAACCTGCAGCTCTTCTGGAACATGTACAACAG CCGCAGAGACCTTGACATTAACCGGCCTGGGACCGTGCCCAATGCCAAGACGCTCCG TTGCCCCGTGATGCTGGTAGTCGGAGATAATGCACCTGCTGAGGACGGGGTG GTTGAGTGCAACTCCAAACTGGACCCAACCACCACAACCTTCCTGAAG ATGGCAGATTCTGGTGGCCTTCCTCAGGTGACGCAG CCAGGGAAGCTGACTGAGGCCTTCAAATACTTCCTGCAAGGCATGGGCTACA TTGCACACTTGAAGGACCGAAGGCTGAGTGGAGGAGCAG TGCCCTCAGCAAGCATGACCCGCCTTGCGCGCTCACGCACGGCATCCCTCACCAGCGCCAGTTCTGTGGATGGCAGCCGCCCGCAGCCCTGCACCCACTCAGAGAGCAGTGAGGGGATGGGCCAGGTCAACCACACCATGGAGGTATCCTGCTGA
- the Ndrg4 gene encoding protein NDRG4 isoform X3 produces MPECWDGEHDIETPYGLLHVVIRGSPKGNRPAILTYHDVGLNHKLCFNTFFNFEDMQEITKHFVVCHVDAPGQQVGASQFPQGYQFPSMEQLAAMLPSVVQHFGFKYVIGIGVGAGAYVLAKFALIFPDLVEGLVLMNIDPNGKGWIDWAATKLSGLTSTLPDTVLSHLFSQEELVSNTELVQSYRQQISNVVNQANLQLFWNMYNSRRDLDINRPGTVPNAKTLRCPVMLVVGDNAPAEDGVVECNSKLDPTTTTFLKMADSGGLPQVTQPGKLTEAFKYFLQGMGYMPSASMTRLARSRTASLTSASSVDGSRPQPCTHSESSEGMGQVNHTMEVSC; encoded by the exons GAACATGACATCGAGACGCCTTATGGCCTTCTGCATGTGGTAATCCGGGGCTCTCCTAAAGGGAACCGCCCAGCCATCCTCACCTACCATGACGTGGGCCTCAATC ACAAGCTGTGCTTCAACACCTTCTTCAACTTTGAGGACATGCAGGAGATCACCAAACACTTTGTGGTGTGCCATGTGGATGCCCCCGGGCAGCAGGTGGGGGCGTCACAGTTTCCTCAGGG GTACCAGTTCCCTTCCATGGAGCAGCTGGCTGCCATGCTTCCAAGTGTGGTACAGCATTTTGG GTTCAAGTACGTGATCGGCATTGGAGTGGGAGCCGGAGCCTATGTGCTGGCCAAGTTTGCG CTCATTTTCCCTGACTTGGTGGAGGGGCTGGTGTTGATGAACATTGACCCCAACGGAAAGGGCTGGATCGACTGGGCCGCCACCAAG CTCTCTGGCTTGACCAGCACTTTACCAGACACGGTACTCTCCCATCTCTTCAGCCAG GAGGAGCTGGTGAGCAATACAGAACTTGTGCAGAGCTACCGGCAGCAGATCTCGAACGTGGTGAACCAGGCCAACCTGCAGCTCTTCTGGAACATGTACAACAG CCGCAGAGACCTTGACATTAACCGGCCTGGGACCGTGCCCAATGCCAAGACGCTCCG TTGCCCCGTGATGCTGGTAGTCGGAGATAATGCACCTGCTGAGGACGGGGTG GTTGAGTGCAACTCCAAACTGGACCCAACCACCACAACCTTCCTGAAG ATGGCAGATTCTGGTGGCCTTCCTCAGGTGACGCAG CCAGGGAAGCTGACTGAGGCCTTCAAATACTTCCTGCAAGGCATGGGCTACA TGCCCTCAGCAAGCATGACCCGCCTTGCGCGCTCACGCACGGCATCCCTCACCAGCGCCAGTTCTGTGGATGGCAGCCGCCCGCAGCCCTGCACCCACTCAGAGAGCAGTGAGGGGATGGGCCAGGTCAACCACACCATGGAGGTATCCTGCTGA